AATTTTCTAGCCTCCATTTTACAGACGAATAATTCCACTCAAAACGAGGCCACGGTCAATCAAGGCGGGGATGGGAACTTCGCGCTGATTCATCAGTGGTTCGATTCTGAAAGCAATCTCGCAACGATTGAGCAAGGCGGAGACAATAATCAAGCAGAAGTACATCAAGAAGACGGGTCAGTGCAAAACGAAGCCTGGATTACTCAAGGTGGAGACGGAAACTACGCACTAGTTTTTCAAGATGATAATTCAGAACTGAACTATGCCGAAGTCGATCAAGGCGGGGATGGAAATACCGCAGAGGTATATCAGGGATTTAACTCAGAACTTAATCAGGCCAGCATTAATCAGGCTGGTGACGGCAACACGGCAGAAATTGATCAAGAGGCCAGCCAGGAGAATGTCGCCGATATTGATCAATCGGGGAATAACAATGTTCAAGCGACCATCTTGCAAATAGATGGGGCTGAACATAACCTGGCCAGCATTCATCAGAGCGGCAATGGAAATGACGCCTTCATCGATCAAAGCCAGGGTATGGATAACGTGGCGAACGTCGATCAATCAGGCGACGGCAACTTGGCCTTTGTCAACATGGTCGGACATGAATATGATGTGGTAACCGTCATGCAATCCGGCAACGGCAACGTCGTCCAATACAACCCGTAAGACTCCAGAAGGCCCAGGGGCTAGAGATGTTTCATCGTCATACAAACCGAACATGGAGCGCCGACCACACGTGGTGGGCGCTCCTCCTGGGGTCTTTGATATGGATTGGCCCCGGATTCGCGGAAAGTCATCATCCATCCTTCAGTACAACACCGAAAGTTCACGACATGAATTCCAATCGTCAAATTATCATTCAACAGGGTTCCGAGAATCGAAAAAGGATCAAACAGACCGGAAACGGTCTGGACGTATGGCTCAAACAGGAAGGAGATCGCAACGATGCCGACATTGCTCAGAAGGGAGAACAGAATGTCGCGACGTCTGTTCAGGAGGGTAATAAGAACTCAAACCGAATTCGGCAACAAGGCTCCGGCAATCGCGCGACAACCATCCAACGTGGCACAAGACAAAGGAAGTAATCTTCAATGACGGTGTTTCCTGGGAACCCTCATCGGCTCAAGTCTCTCTTCTTTGCCCGATGTTCACTGCTCATGGTTTGTGGTGTCGTTTGTCTGCTTTTGCCTCTGTCTCTTGAATCTGTTCTAGCCTTGGATGAGGAGTCCGAGGAAAGGTTTCTGGGGATTTCAGGGTTGGTGGTGGATGAAACGCGTACAGTCGTCGGACGACACTTTTATGAAGCCTTTACCAAAAAATGGTCCGGTCTATCGTCAACCACTCAAAATATTGTCATTGGAGAGTTAGCCGATCCTCGGTTTGGCAGTATCGTATCAGTGACCATTGGAGAAACGATTGTCTTTCGACGCCTTTTGCCCCCTCGTCTGGGAGACCTCGAGGAAGCCGTCAGCACAGCCATCACCAATCTTCGACAGACCTTGACCAATCAGGAACGTGTTCAACAACAGTTAGATATGTACTGATACATGATCGAACGTTTCGTATACGTTGAATGGGCCAAATAGACAACAAGGGTCAAACCAGGAGATAAGAACAATGCTTAGAACAACTCTCCACTTAATAATGCTCTTATTCGTGTTCACCGTCACTTCAGCAGCATCACCGTTGCTTGCCTCGGAACTCCGTCATCAATTTATCAACCCGAACTTCGGCGGGAATCCCTTTAATGCTCAACCGTTGCTCAATTCAGCCGTCCTGCAAAATAGCTTCGAAGAAGCTGAAACAAGTGACACGACGGTCTTAGGAGATTTTCAATCACGGCTGGACCGAGCCATTCTCAACCGGCTTTCGCGTGAAGTGGTCGCAGAAGTGTTCGGGGAAGAAAGTGATTTGCAAGCCGGAACATTTAACACCGGAAATTTTGAAGTCGAAATTTCAGAAGACGTGGATGGAGTCACGATTGGAATCGTCGATACGCTTACGGGCGATACCACGCAGATTCAAGTCCCGTTCTTTTAAGGATAAAGGAGAACTGTTCTTATGAGACGCTATCGTCACCCAGGAATCCTATTGCTTCTTCTCTCAGTTGTGAGTCTTGTCTCACATGGCTGCTCGACGTTCATTCAACCACTATCCAGTGGAAAAGCGGAGGTGGGCTATGAATCACAAGTCTTTCAGCAACTCGTTTCCCTTCCACCTCCCACAGAACCCATCGTCGTCGTGGTGTATAAATTTCGTGACCAATCCGGACAATACAAATCCAGTGACACCGTCTTGCAATACTCGACAGCGGTGACACAAGGCGCGACATCATTATTGATCAAGGCTCTAATGGATGCCGGAAACGGAAAGTGGTTTACGGTCCTGGAACGAGAAGGACTATCCAATCTGCTCAACGAGCGAAAAATCATTCGCCAAACACGCAAGCAGTATACAAACGGAGACCAACAACTCCCACCTCTTCCACCGCTCCTTTACGCACCGATTCTCCTTGATGGCGGTATTGTCGCATATGAATCGAATCTCTTGAGTGGCGGTATGGGAGCTCGGTACTTTGGCGCTGGTGGCTTTACGGAGTTTCGTCGGGACACGGTAACGGTAGACCTCCGAGCCGTTTCAGTCAAGCGGGGCACCATTCTTAATACGCTCCAAACCCGTAAAACCATCCTTTCCGCCAAACTGGAAGGTGGACTCTTCCGTTTTGTCGACCCCTTGCGATTATTGGAGATTGAAGTAGGCCTTGCCAGCAATGAGGCCCCACAGATGGCTGTGCGGGAAGCCATTGAACTCGCTGTCTATGGTCTAATTCTTGAGGGCGTCAAAGATAACACGTGGGCATTTAAAGATCCGAAGGCAGGAACCCATATTTTGGCTTCGTACTTTGAAGAAAAACGTGAAAAGCTACAACCTCCTAAGAAACTCGCACAGGCCGCTGATACGCCTGAGTCGGATTCGCTGTTTGGAGGTAACACAGAAGATAAGGACTGGTGAAAATCTTCAGATGTGCCTTATAACCGTTTCAGTGACTCCGAAACGATACAGCGCTCCGGTGTACGACTTTGCTCTTCAAGACGTGATAGAAACATCAATGTTTGTCAGAGTATCCAAGCGGGTGTCACCTTCCGCATGATTCATCGTCGTAACGTGCGGAGTTTGTCATCTTTGCCGATTCGAGCGTATCTGGATTCGCTATAATCTTTTAATTAGGATAAAGACAAATCCCCGCCGGGTACTGGGGCCCGGCGGGGATTCATTCGTCAGGATAACGGGGAGGTTGTTGTCCCCTATGTCAGTAATGAACGTTTAGAAGTTGATCCAGAGTTGGGTGTAGCCCCAGTTCTGATCAGCCGTTCCAAACCCATTCTTTTTGTTGTAGTCACCGGTGAAGAAGTGACCATAACCCAATTGCCATCCCACCTTATTATCTTGGAAAAACAGGGTATAGACGACATCGATTTCGCCACCCAATGACTTTTCATTGTTACCGGCAGGAGTTTGCTTGAAGATACTTTGATTCGCTCCATACCAGTTATCGTCTTCATTCGCTAACCGCATGTAATGTCCAGCGATTTCAAAGTGGCTGTTCTTGGTGGGCCGTAATTGCAAATTACCACCGAACGTCATCATGTTCTGCCAAGACATCAAGTCCATGTAACCAAAGTGAATGTGGTTTGTGGGGAAGAGCTGACTGAATGTTTCTTGCTTTCCATCCGTAGGATCATCATCACCAGAACCATAGTTGAATTCGGCGCCGATTCGTGGTTGCATCGGAACCGGCAAGGTGACACCCGCATCCGCATGAACGGCGTAGGCTCTGATATCTCTATTGGTAGCACCACCGACCGCACCGACTTTTCCAACCTGATAATACCCTTCAACTGTGGCATCAACGATACCTTGCTTTGTAGCAATACGAGCACCGAGTGTGTGCCGTTCTTGATTCGACTGTTGTCCACCGCCTAACGGCTGGAGATTCGCGCCATTCCCGCCGGGACCGGCACCAATCCCGCCATCTTCGTAAATCCAGGCCGGTTCAATCGCGGTACCGGCAATATTCATTGGCAAACGAACAAAGAGGATGTTGGCATCACCACCATATGCGTTACCACCGTTCGGGTTTAAACCGCAAGCTCCAGCGTTTTGGGTACAATTGCCTTCTCCAACCTGCAACCACCCCAATTCTACAGGAACGACGCCGTGGTTATAACGAAGCGTGACCCCGTCGAAGGTGAAACCGACGTTGTTCCAATCAAAGTGCCCGAAGATCCGGTGATTTCCCCATACGACGAGCTGACGTCCCGCTTTGAGTGTCAGGTTCTTCGTTAAGAAGTTTCTGATCAACATATACCCTTGGCGCAAAAACAGATTATTGCCTGAACTATTTGGGTTACCAGTCCCAAAGTTGTTGGAAACCTGGGCCTGGACGAAGAAGACAACGTCCGGAGAAACATCGTAATTGAATCCCAATCGAATGAGTTGTTGCGTGAAATATTGATTGTTCTTTTGTGCTGCTCCGACCGCATTTGTACCGAAACCCGCATTGGTTCTGAATTCCGGACGAACCCGCATGTCTCCAGAAATCGTGAGATTCTTGAAGTCAAAGGCCTTACTTTGTGGTGGATCAAAATTCTGATACGGAAGTAAA
The genomic region above belongs to Nitrospirales bacterium and contains:
- a CDS encoding curli production assembly/transport protein CsgE; this translates as MTVFPGNPHRLKSLFFARCSLLMVCGVVCLLLPLSLESVLALDEESEERFLGISGLVVDETRTVVGRHFYEAFTKKWSGLSSTTQNIVIGELADPRFGSIVSVTIGETIVFRRLLPPRLGDLEEAVSTAITNLRQTLTNQERVQQQLDMY
- a CDS encoding curli assembly protein CsgF, encoding MLRTTLHLIMLLFVFTVTSAASPLLASELRHQFINPNFGGNPFNAQPLLNSAVLQNSFEEAETSDTTVLGDFQSRLDRAILNRLSREVVAEVFGEESDLQAGTFNTGNFEVEISEDVDGVTIGIVDTLTGDTTQIQVPFF
- a CDS encoding alginate export family protein, which gives rise to MRDFHRFSKWFTAACLIVTMSAVPVFAQKTTPATDQNTNVPAVPRAIPDLLPYQNFDPPQSKAFDFKNLTISGDMRVRPEFRTNAGFGTNAVGAAQKNNQYFTQQLIRLGFNYDVSPDVVFFVQAQVSNNFGTGNPNSSGNNLFLRQGYMLIRNFLTKNLTLKAGRQLVVWGNHRIFGHFDWNNVGFTFDGVTLRYNHGVVPVELGWLQVGEGNCTQNAGACGLNPNGGNAYGGDANILFVRLPMNIAGTAIEPAWIYEDGGIGAGPGGNGANLQPLGGGQQSNQERHTLGARIATKQGIVDATVEGYYQVGKVGAVGGATNRDIRAYAVHADAGVTLPVPMQPRIGAEFNYGSGDDDPTDGKQETFSQLFPTNHIHFGYMDLMSWQNMMTFGGNLQLRPTKNSHFEIAGHYMRLANEDDNWYGANQSIFKQTPAGNNEKSLGGEIDVVYTLFFQDNKVGWQLGYGHFFTGDYNKKNGFGTADQNWGYTQLWINF